The Streptomyces collinus DNA segment GCGTCCGGCGCGGGCAGCAGCTGGAAGCGCCAGTCGCCGTCGAGCGGGACGGCTCCGGAGCGCCTGTCGACGGCGTTCGTCGGCAGCCGGCCCCAGGAGGTCACCTCGGGTGCCTGCCAGGGGCGGAGGGCGATCAGGGGGTCGGGGTGTGCGTCGGTCATGGCCATTCCGAAGTCGGTGCGGCGGGACCGGGCAGGACACGGCCCTGCAGGTCCCAGGCGGGGTCGAGGGGGATGCCGAGACGGTCCAGGACCGTGGGGGCGATGTCGATGAGGCGGGGTGTGTCCAGCAGGGTGCCCGCGGGTCCGCCGGGCTCGGCGAGGATGACGAAGACCTCCCGTTCGGCCGGCGAGTCACCGCCGTGGCCACCGGAGTCGAGGTGCCCGTGGTCGGTGGTGACCAGTACCGTCCAGTGCTCCTCGGGGCGGCCCGGATCCGCGCGCCGGGCGTCGATCGCCTCCAGCAGCCGCCCGAGGTGGGCGTCCTGGTCGAGGAGGGCTTGGTCGTAGGCGGGGGAGAGGGGGCCGCTGGCATGGCCGGCCTCGTCGGTGGCGCCGAAGTACACGAACAGCACGTCCGGGTCGGACTTGGCGAGCCAGCGCAGGACGGTGCGGGCGACGCGGCGGTCCGCGGTGCCGTATCCCCTGCGTTCGCCGTTGTGGCGCACACGCCGGCCGATGGCCCGGCCGAGTGTGCCGCGGCGCACCAGCGCCGGCCAGGACACGGCGGCCGCCGTGCGCAGACCGGGCCTGGTGATGCCGGCGCGGGTCAGGAAGTCGGGGTGGCGGGCGTAGTCGGCACCCTTGAAATCGTTGCCGGTGACGCCGTGGCGGTCGGGCCACACCCCGGTGAGGATGCTCGACCAGCCGGGCCCGGAGTCGGTGTAGGCCGTGCCGGTCGAGGGGTCGTCGTCGGCACGGCCGTAGGGCAGCAGGCTCGTGCCGTGGGCCCCCGTGGCC contains these protein-coding regions:
- a CDS encoding alkaline phosphatase family protein, yielding MTDVNTEARRPKVLVVGMDGLRYDRLIRSPSTAPVLHHLMATGAHGTSLLPYGRADDDPSTGTAYTDSGPGWSSILTGVWPDRHGVTGNDFKGADYARHPDFLTRAGITRPGLRTAAAVSWPALVRRGTLGRAIGRRVRHNGERRGYGTADRRVARTVLRWLAKSDPDVLFVYFGATDEAGHASGPLSPAYDQALLDQDAHLGRLLEAIDARRADPGRPEEHWTVLVTTDHGHLDSGGHGGDSPAEREVFVILAEPGGPAGTLLDTPRLIDIAPTVLDRLGIPLDPAWDLQGRVLPGPAAPTSEWP